The region TTCCGTCAGATTATGCGCGGAGACCCCGATGATCTTATGCTCACCGAGCTGCTCCCGGATCAGCCGGGCGGGCAGGTCATCCTGGCCGACATGAATGCCGTCGGCATCCAGCGCAGCGGCAAGCTCCAGGTCATCATTCACGATGAACGGAATGTTATAAGCCCGGCATATCTGCCGGAGCTGTTGTCCAAGATGGAGCAGAGCGGCACCTTTGAGCGCGGAGGGACCCTTTTCCCGGAACTGGAACAGAGTAATGCCCCCGTCAGCAGCAGCGGTTAAAGTGTCCTCCGGCGAGAGGCGGCAGTTCACACTGCCCATAATGAAGTACAGCTTCAGCAGCCTGCGTATATCCTCGCTGTCAATCCGTGTCATAGCGTTATCCCCCTTGATCTCATCCGGTTCCTGTAAGCAAAATGATTCGTCGGCCCCTGCCCGGCCCCTATGTTCAGGCTATCCTCAATCGCGGCTTGAATGAAGGCCTTGGCGGTCTGGACAGCTTCTGGCATGGAATGGCCCAGCGCAAGACCTGCCGTCACCGCAGCTGAGAAGGTGCAGCCGGTTCCGTGAGTATGCTTCGTCGCAATCCGCGGGCTGGACATATACTGGAATTCCCGTCCGTCATAGAGCAGATCCACCGCCTCATCTCCTGACGGGTCATGTCCGCCTTTCAAGATAATATACTCGGGTCCCATCTGATGAAGCAGTCTTGCTGCCTTCTCCCGGTCTTTCCTGCCCTGAATCTTCATTCCCGTCAGCATCTCTGCTTCAGGAAGATTGGGGGTAATGGCGAGCGAGAGCGGAAGCAGGCTTGTAATCAGGGCTTGCACTGCCTCCTGGAGCAGCAGCTGTGAGCCGCCCTTGGCGACCATGACCGGATCGATCACCAGCTTTTGCTGCCAGCCGTACTGCTGCACTTTACTGGCAACGATGCGGATAATGTCACTGCTGAACAGCATCCCTGTCTTAATGGCATCCGGCGGCAGGTCACTGCCGATCGAATCCAGCTGGGCTGCAACGGACTCCGGCTCCATCGGATAGACTCCCTGGACACCTAGTGTGTTCTGGGCGGTGAGTGCAGTAAGTGCAGACATGCCGTACACTCCCAGCTCCTGAAAAGTCTTCAAATCCGCCTGGATCCCGGCCCCGCCGCCGCTGTCAGAACCGGCAATGGTCAATGCTTTGCGTATGCTAGTCATCTTGTTCTCTCCTTTGGGGTGTGCGTTTTAGGCTTCGAGCAGCTTCAGCCGGGATCGGCTGTTGTATTGCTCCGGAGTCACCAGTGACAATTGATTCAGGAACAAGGTCTGGAAGCTGCCTGGACCTTGGCCTTCAGCAGCCTCAGCCGCAAGCTCTGCTGCCACGCCGTATAAGGAGAGGGCCTCGGCAGCCGCCTCTAGCACATCCCCGCCGCTTACGGCAAGAAATGCGCCCACTACAGCACTTAGCAGGCAGCCGGTTCCGGTTACCCGGGTCATAATGGAGTGGCCGTTGCTGGCGATATAAGTGCGCTTGCCGTCTGTGATGATGTCTTCCTTGCCGGTGATAATCACAACACAGTTCAGCTTCTGCGCCGCTTTAATGGCTAGAGCGACTACATCGCCTTCGCCTGCTCCGGCATCCACGCCTTTGCTTGCCCAGCTCTCCCCGGCCACATTGGCAACCTCAGCCACATTGCCGCGCAGCGCTGTCAGCTGAAGCTCACTGAGCAGCCCCGCCGTAACGTTCGTGCGGTAGGCGGTAGCCCCGGCTCCAACGGGATCAAGCACTAGCGGCACATGGTGGCGGTTCGCAGCCTTCCCGGCCCGGGTCATGGAAGCGATGGCAGCTTCATTCAGCGTGCCGATGTTCAGCACAACCGCCCCGGACATGGCGGCGACATCCGCTACTTCTTCGATGGCATCGGCCATGAACGGCGAGGCTCCCAGAGCCAGCAGCCCGTTCGCTGTGAAGTTAGCGACTACGATATTCGTGATATTATGCACCAGCGGGTTCGCCTGGCGTACTTTGGACAGATAAGACATATGAATTCCTCCTGAAGGTATAATTTAAAAATTAATATAAGCATTCTTAATATCCACATCCGCTGCCAGCAAGCCGTTCTCCATCAGCCACTGGTTCACCTGCTCCCATGATGCGCTGTCCTGATAGCCGAAGGGCTGGGAACCGGCATCCATCAGCGGCAGCAGGATCTCCAGACTGCGCTGTTCAATCACTTCATCCAGCGGCGCGGTGTCCTCCTGATGGGCAAGCAGCAGCTTCAGCGCTTCATCCGGGTGACCGGCTACATACTGCTGGCCTTTTCTGATGGCATCCACGAATTTCTGATAAAAGCCCTGCGAATCCTGCAGTCCCTGCTCACTGGCGGCCAGCACCAGCTCATAATAATCCGGGACCCCGTAATCCACGGGATTGAAGGAGCGGACCGGATGGCCTTGCTGCTCCAGAATCAGCTGCTCATGGTTGATGAACCCGCCCATAATTCCATCCACCCGTCCGGTGGAGAGGGCAGGAATCAGCTCAAAACCGACATCCACCAGCTTGAGGGAGGAAGGGTCCCCGCCGTCGCTTTTCACCATCGTATTCAGCATCGCTTCATATAACGGAACGGAGGAATATCCGGCCAGCTTGCCTGACAGCTCTCCCGGGCGGGTAATGCCGCTGTCAGCGGCTACCATGAGATGATTCAGCGGGTGGCGCACCAGCGCGGCAATCGACTTGACCGGAATCTGCTCCCCCCGTGCCATCAACACCTGCGGCTGATAGCTGAGTGCCAGATCCACCTTACCCGCAGCAACCAGCTTCAGCGCATCATTGGTATCGGCCGGCATCTGAATCTCAACCTCCAGACCTTTCTCAGCGAAATAACCTTCAGCCTCTGCCGCATACAAAAAAGAGTGAACCGCATTGGGATACCAGTCGAGCATAATCGTTAGCTTATGGGCTGCTTCTTCAGCTCCAGTACCAGCCGGGGAGCCGGAGGCCGCCGGATTGTTCGTATTGGCGCAGCCTGCCAGGACAGGCAGCATACAGAGGAGCAGAGCGGACAGCAGCATGGCTGGCCTTGAAATTGCATGGTGCAGATAACGGGCATAGCGGATAGTAATCATGAATAACGTCCTCTTTTCTTCAGAATAATCTTCTCCAGTGCGGCGACTGCCAGAAACAGCAGGATACCGAGTAGAGATAATAAGACAACAGCGGCGAACATCTTGGCGCTCTGCAGATTCCCGGCCATTCTGCGGCTGAAATAGCCCAGCCCCCGGCTGCCCCCAAGCCATTCCCCGATCGTTGCACCAATCACACAGTACACAGCAGACAGCTTCAGTCCGGAGAAAAAAGAGG is a window of Paenibacillus sp. FSL H3-0469 DNA encoding:
- the thiE gene encoding thiamine phosphate synthase codes for the protein MTRIDSEDIRRLLKLYFIMGSVNCRLSPEDTLTAAADGGITLFQFREKGPSALKGAALLHLGQQLRQICRAYNIPFIVNDDLELAAALDADGIHVGQDDLPARLIREQLGEHKIIGVSAHNLTEARQAIADGADYLGIGPVYPTSSKDDAQAVRGTTVIEELRRSGLTIPVVGIGGITLENAPPVIRAGADGISIISAIAGAEDIRETTRRFAQLITAP
- the thiM gene encoding hydroxyethylthiazole kinase gives rise to the protein MSYLSKVRQANPLVHNITNIVVANFTANGLLALGASPFMADAIEEVADVAAMSGAVVLNIGTLNEAAIASMTRAGKAANRHHVPLVLDPVGAGATAYRTNVTAGLLSELQLTALRGNVAEVANVAGESWASKGVDAGAGEGDVVALAIKAAQKLNCVVIITGKEDIITDGKRTYIASNGHSIMTRVTGTGCLLSAVVGAFLAVSGGDVLEAAAEALSLYGVAAELAAEAAEGQGPGSFQTLFLNQLSLVTPEQYNSRSRLKLLEA
- the thiD gene encoding bifunctional hydroxymethylpyrimidine kinase/phosphomethylpyrimidine kinase; protein product: MTSIRKALTIAGSDSGGGAGIQADLKTFQELGVYGMSALTALTAQNTLGVQGVYPMEPESVAAQLDSIGSDLPPDAIKTGMLFSSDIIRIVASKVQQYGWQQKLVIDPVMVAKGGSQLLLQEAVQALITSLLPLSLAITPNLPEAEMLTGMKIQGRKDREKAARLLHQMGPEYIILKGGHDPSGDEAVDLLYDGREFQYMSSPRIATKHTHGTGCTFSAAVTAGLALGHSMPEAVQTAKAFIQAAIEDSLNIGAGQGPTNHFAYRNRMRSRGITL
- a CDS encoding ABC transporter substrate-binding protein — translated: MITIRYARYLHHAISRPAMLLSALLLCMLPVLAGCANTNNPAASGSPAGTGAEEAAHKLTIMLDWYPNAVHSFLYAAEAEGYFAEKGLEVEIQMPADTNDALKLVAAGKVDLALSYQPQVLMARGEQIPVKSIAALVRHPLNHLMVAADSGITRPGELSGKLAGYSSVPLYEAMLNTMVKSDGGDPSSLKLVDVGFELIPALSTGRVDGIMGGFINHEQLILEQQGHPVRSFNPVDYGVPDYYELVLAASEQGLQDSQGFYQKFVDAIRKGQQYVAGHPDEALKLLLAHQEDTAPLDEVIEQRSLEILLPLMDAGSQPFGYQDSASWEQVNQWLMENGLLAADVDIKNAYINF